In Trifolium pratense cultivar HEN17-A07 linkage group LG7, ARS_RC_1.1, whole genome shotgun sequence, a genomic segment contains:
- the LOC123898722 gene encoding L-tryptophan--pyruvate aminotransferase 1-like produces MVVSTINGTSPLSHSNGTTIPLSTFSRNSFVNVEKGDPVAFRPYWEKVRDECTVEIKGDEWMSYLGDTNNLCWYMVPQMRDAILRLHNVVGNAVTKDKFLVLGTGSSQLYQALLYALSPSESSHRPINVVAAAPYYSEYKDATDILQSRLFQWTGDAALYDKDEPYIEVVTSPNNPDGTLRVPLVNSGVEGKIIYDLAYYWPQYTPITDQLDHDVMVFTFSKCTGHAGSRIGWAFVKDIEVAKKMIRFVQLNSIGVSRESQIRAAKMIGVICDGYKNLKSIESDHLFFDYSKRLMKERWEKFKGAIEKSKVFTLTKYPTSYCHFNKDLSEQYPAFAWLKCLEGIKDGESYLEKLKIRTRGGGRFGVDAKYVRVSMIGTEDEFIELCTRLSNAKRE; encoded by the exons aTGGTGGTCTCTACTATTAATGGTACTTCACCTTTGTCACATTCCAATGGCACAACAATACCCCTCTCTACTTTCTCACGCAATTCCTTTGTCAATGTTGAGAA GGGTGATCCAGTGGCATTCCGGCCATATTGGGAGAAGGTGAGAGATGAATGTACGGTAGAGATCAAAGGTGACGAATGGATGAGTTACCTTGGTGATACAAACAACTTATGTTGGTATATGGTGCCACAAATGAGGGATGCAATTTTGAGGCTCCACAATGTGGTCGGTAATGCTGTCACAAAAGATAAGTTCTTAGTATTAGGGACAGGTTCTTCTCAACTCTACCAAGCTCTTCTTTATGCACTCTCTCCTTCAGAATCCTCTCATCGTCCCATtaatgttgttgctgctgcacCTTATTATTCG GAATACAAAGACGCAACTGATATCTTGCAATCAAGGCTATTTCAATGGACCGGTGATGCTGCTCTGTATGATAAAGATGAACCTTACATAGAGGTTGTGACCTCCCCAAATAACCCTGATGGGACTCTTCGTGTACCGCTAGTGAACTCTGGAGTTGAAGGGAAAATCATTTATGACTTGGCCTATTACTGGCCGCAATACACTCCCATTACTGATCAGCTTGACCATGATGTTATGGTCTTCACATTCTCCAAATGCACCGGTCATGCTGGTTCGCGTATCGG GTGGGCATTTGTAAAAGACATTGAAGTTGCTAAAAAGATGATAAGATTCGTACAGTTAAACTCCATTGGCGTGTCAAGAGAATCCCAAATTCGAGCTGCTAAGATGATTGGAGTGATTTGTGAtggttacaaaaatttaaagtcCATTGAATCTGATCACCTCTTTTTTGATTATAGCAAAAGACTCATGAAAGAAAGGTGGGAGAAATTTAAGGGAGCTATTGAGAAAAGCAAGGTTTTTACCTTGACCAAATACCCAACTTCCTATTGTCACTTCAACAAGGACTTATCTGAGCAATACCCAG CTTTTGCATGGTTGAAGTGCTTGGAGGGCATAAAAGATGGCGAGAGTTATTTGGAAAAATTGAAGATTCGTACAAGAGGAGGGGGGAGATTTGGTGTCGATGCAAAGTATGTTAGGGTTAGCATGATTGGTACAGAGGACGAGTTCATTGAATTATGTACAAGATTGTCAAATGCTAAAAGGGAATGA